TTACTGACATTTCAATAAATGATAAACTGCTCGCTTATAATTTAATACATAATACACTCAAATGTTAGAATTTTTCTACTTGATATTTCAATAACTTCAcatattcagatttcagatttcgaTTTTATTAAACACAATTACCTTGCCTGCCTATGTGTATGGTCCTACACATACCACCACCAAAGGTAGCTTAGCGGACACAAACGGCACAATTATTCAGTCAGAGTCGTACAATTTCTTCTAATCGAGTCTTTGCCTCCCGCATACAGCTGGGGCATTTCCTATCATGCTTGGCAACTTTCGTTTCGGGGGTTCTCGTCGCTTTCATATCCTGCTGGGAAGTGTCACTCCTTACGTTGTTCGTTGTTCCCCTAATTCTATTTATTGGAGCCAATTATACCAAAAAGATGAATTCCATTTCGGCAACCAAGTTGACGTACCTCTCCGAGGCTACATCACTGGTAGAACAGGTAATAGTTCTGCATCTGCAGGATTCAGGTATTTGATGCTAACAGGTATGCATTGTCCAAAACGTTAGGAGGACTTATACAGTGCTTACCTTTTTCATAACAGACGATTTCCCAGATCAAAACCGTATACGCATTTGTTGGAGAAAACCGAGCAATCAAGTCGCTTTCGAAGTGCTTAGAGAAGCAACTCATTTTAAGCAAGCAAGAAGCATTAATAAAGGGTGCAGGGACCGGTATGTTTCAAACTGTGACCTTCACTTCGTGGGCTCTCATTGTTTGGGTCGGAGCAGTTGTTGTTGTGAACAAGAGATCAACTGGAGGAGACGTCATAGCTGCAGTTATGAGCATCCTCTTCGGAGCTATGTAAGAAACATAAATCGTAAATGCGTGCATAGATTCTGCCAACCATCTGCATACAGCAGAAGAAAGGCCACGAGCTGGGACCGTCACCAATTGGTTTTACATCTTTCTTCATTGCAGATCACTCACTTATGCTGCACCAGACATGCAGATATTCAACCAAGCAAAAGCTGCAGGGAAGGAAGTCTTTCAGGTGATCCAAAGAAAATCTGCAATAAATTCTGACTCAAAAGGGAAGATACTGGAAGCCATTGATGGCAACATTGATCTCCGAAATATATACTTTGCTTACCCCTCCCGGCAGGAAAAGGTGATCCTTCAAGGGTTCTCATTTCCAATCCCAGCAGGAAAGGTGGTGGCACTGGTCGGAAGTAGCGGGTGCGGCAAAAGCACTATCATCTCCTTACTCGCTAGATTTTATGATCCTGAAAAAGGTTAGTAGTCCTGGAAAACCCAAATCAACCATGTCATATAGTCTTTTGATGGTAAAAATCATGGTGTGCATGCATCCTACACAAAGGTCCTAACACACTATAATTACAAAGAGTACAATCTAAACGAACAACCAACCATTCAGGTGACATTTTTATTGACAACCACAATATAAAGGAACTTGATTTGAAGTTCCTCAGGAGAAACCTCGGCTTAGTTTCCCAGGAGCCATCACTCTTTGCTGGTACTATCAAGGATAACATCAAGATAGGAAAGATGGATGCAGATGATGAAGAGATCCAGCATGCTGCACTTTTAGCAAATGCAGATTCTTTTATATCCCAACTACCAGACAAGTATTTAACAGAGGTCAGGCACTTTTCAACAAAATCACTACATTTGATACTGATTCTACTCCTTTCAAAAATCCCTATCACAGGCACAATTACATTTTCCACTGATGAGTGATAAAAACTAGCAAAAAACATCATAAACATTTTTGCAATGCATAAAGAAATAGTAAAGCAGTCAACCTGAGAAAAGTGAACATACTCCAGCAAAGAGAGAATGGCACTTCCATTCAGTTCCTTTGCATCCTCAGCTACAGTAATGTCAACAACCAATCATTATTGTTGTCCTTTCTGATGAGTCTTCAGCAGCTTAAAGTTACTGAAATCTTCACCTGCTGCATTATATCATTTGAAAATCGTGATCCACCAGACTGGAATGACACACTAGTAGTTACACATATCAAACTCAAGCGGAGCTAACAGAACTTACCTGATATGCAAAGTAAACAAACACCTGGTTGCATTTTAAAGAGCAAAATTTGAATTACTATCATTTATGACCATGTATTCAAATCATAAAATAGACGGCACAGTCAACACTTGAAAAATATTCTCAGATATTAATCCCTGATATATAAAACCAATCACCAGTGAGTACCAAGCACTTGTTAATGGTCTCAATGTTTAGAGTTCCTCTTTCGTTACAAAAAGGTGGATACGTGCTTGTCTTTATCCCCCTATTCAAAGAGATAAACCCAGTCCCCCCTCCCCAATTTGCACATGCTATGGTGCCTGATGATGAGTTGCGGCCGGTCATTTTACTGCTAAAGTACAAATCCAATGGCAAGTGAACATTCTGATCGGTTGAACAATTACAGGTAGGACAGCGGGGTCTCCAATTGTCTGGCGGACAGAAACAAAGAATTGCAATAGCAAGAGCGATCCTCAGGAACCCTCCAATTCTTTTGCTTGATGAGGCAACCAGTGCCCTTGATTCAGAATCAGAGAAACTAGTTCAGGAAGCCCTTGACACTGCAATGAAAGGAAGGACGGTCATCTTGATTGCACACCGATTGTCAACTATCATTAATGCAGACATGATTGTTGTTgttgaaaatggaaaagtttcTGAGTCAGGGACACATGATTACTTGTTGGACACCAGTAAATCCTACAATAACTTATTCAGGATGCAGAACATATACCAAGAAAGTGATCCCAGGTTATTATATGCACAAATGCATCCAAAACTGAATCTATACCATATCTTTGTGTTTGTTTTAATAAACACTGacataattttgaaattgaaattctCTTTCCCTGATTCAAATTACTCATGAAACAGACCAAAAGATTCTAATGAAGAAACTGCAAGTGACAAGGTGCAGGTTTCATCTCAATATCTAAACCATCATGAAAAGCCTACATCACCATTGAACAGAAACCTCAGAGATCCTCCCAAGGAACAGGAACATAAAGAAATTACAACAACCACAATATTCTTCAGAATGTGGTTTGGATTGAATAGAAAAGAGATTAGCAACATATGTATTGCATCTTTTGCAGCAGCTTTTGCCGGCATCTCCAAGCCCGTGTTTGGTTACTGCATTATAACAATAGGAGTAACATATTACCAGACTAATGCAAAGCAGACAGTTGGATGGTattcaatatttttttcttcaatagGAATTCTCTCATTGTTTGCCCACACTGTGCAGCATTACTTGTTTGGAGTGGTCGGAGAGAAGGCCATGACAAACCTCAGACAAGCTTTATTCACAGGTATCACAATTACAATGAGTTGCAAAATTCACTGAttgctttcttttctattttaagTCCATTTAACTTTCCCAAGTACTCAAAAGCAGCCAGTCACAAGCAAAATTAATCTTGCAGCTACACTACGCAATGAGTTAGCTTGGTATGAAAAGCCTGAAAACAGTGTTGGATCACTAACATCACGCATCATCAATGAAACTTCCACAGTCAAGTCAATTATTGCTGATCGCATGTCTGTCATTGTCCAATGCATCTCCTCTATTTTGATTGCAACAATTGTCAGCATGAAAGTAAACTGGAGAATGGGTTTGGTAGCTTGGGCAGTGATGCCATGCCACTTCATAGGTGGCCTTGTACAGGCAAAATCAGCTAGAGGATTTTCAAGTGATACCAATGCAGCCCATTCAGAACTAGTTGCCCTTGCTTCTGAATCTGCAACAAACATTAAAACTGTGGCATCCTTTTGCCATGAAGACCAAATTCTCAAAAAGGCCAAATTGTCTCTGAAGACACCGTTGAGGAAAAGCAGGAGGGAAAGTGCTAAGTATGGCATCATTCAAGGTGTATCCATTTGCTTATGGAACATTGCCCATGCTGTTGCTTTGTGGTACACAACATATCTGGTTGAAAGAGGGCAAGCCAGCTTTGAAAATGGAATTAGATCATACCAGATATTCTCACTCACAGTACCATCAATCACAGAACTCTGGACTTTAGTACCTACAGTTTTCTCTGCTATTAGCATACTAACACctgtgtttgaaacttttgaCCGACACACTGAGATTGAACCAGACAAACCAGCAGAAACACAATTTGAGAGAATCAAGGGGGACATTGAGTTCAAAAACATCAGTTTTAAGTACCCATCCAGACAGGAAATGACTGTACTTGACAATTTCAGTTTAAAAATTGAAGCCGGAACAAAGGTGGCGCT
This portion of the Coffea arabica cultivar ET-39 chromosome 2e, Coffea Arabica ET-39 HiFi, whole genome shotgun sequence genome encodes:
- the LOC113733381 gene encoding ABC transporter B family member 19-like, with product MDILQYIPVGHSNHQTQCNSNRQTSSPASIAVINIIKEYIYMYTLPAETTGTKCNTVEKTPLKIKAPHSGGRAGGMQEVVDNQQIQKKREQSHDARPDPTTAATDENIISGLAFRQLLSYADAWDWVMMVTGTLGSIIHGLAQPIGYFLLGRALDAYGNNISDTDAMVKALKQVVPYVWYMAIATFPAGVVEIGCWMHASQRQVSRLRLAFLRAVLRQEMGAFDTDLSSAKVITGITDHMRIIQDAIGEKLGHFLSCLATFVSGVLVAFISCWEVSLLTLFVVPLILFIGANYTKKMNSISATKLTYLSEATSLVEQTISQIKTVYAFVGENRAIKSLSKCLEKQLILSKQEALIKGAGTGMFQTVTFTSWALIVWVGAVVVVNKRSTGGDVIAAVMSILFGAISLTYAAPDMQIFNQAKAAGKEVFQVIQRKSAINSDSKGKILEAIDGNIDLRNIYFAYPSRQEKVILQGFSFPIPAGKVVALVGSSGCGKSTIISLLARFYDPEKGDIFIDNHNIKELDLKFLRRNLGLVSQEPSLFAGTIKDNIKIGKMDADDEEIQHAALLANADSFISQLPDKYLTEVGQRGLQLSGGQKQRIAIARAILRNPPILLLDEATSALDSESEKLVQEALDTAMKGRTVILIAHRLSTIINADMIVVVENGKVSESGTHDYLLDTSKSYNNLFRMQNIYQESDPRPKDSNEETASDKVQVSSQYLNHHEKPTSPLNRNLRDPPKEQEHKEITTTTIFFRMWFGLNRKEISNICIASFAAAFAGISKPVFGYCIITIGVTYYQTNAKQTVGWYSIFFSSIGILSLFAHTVQHYLFGVVGEKAMTNLRQALFTATLRNELAWYEKPENSVGSLTSRIINETSTVKSIIADRMSVIVQCISSILIATIVSMKVNWRMGLVAWAVMPCHFIGGLVQAKSARGFSSDTNAAHSELVALASESATNIKTVASFCHEDQILKKAKLSLKTPLRKSRRESAKYGIIQGVSICLWNIAHAVALWYTTYLVERGQASFENGIRSYQIFSLTVPSITELWTLVPTVFSAISILTPVFETFDRHTEIEPDKPAETQFERIKGDIEFKNISFKYPSRQEMTVLDNFSLKIEAGTKVALVGPSGAGKSSVLALLLRFYDAKEGSVLVDGKSIKHYNLRLLRLQIGLVQQEPLLFSFSIRDNICYGNQEASEAEIIEVSRQANIHEFISTLPDGYHTVVGEKGCLLSGGQKQRIAIARALLKRPAVMLLDEATSALDAESERAVVSALELPKVTNTRDFISKMTQITVAHRLSTVMRSDIIVVMDRGQVVEIGPHSSLITAPEGVYSKLYRLQSMK